The following proteins are co-located in the Arctopsyche grandis isolate Sample6627 chromosome 3, ASM5162203v2, whole genome shotgun sequence genome:
- the LOC143923075 gene encoding uncharacterized protein LOC143923075, with translation MERFAVGRRQTYYELFKACRLCGSGGGYKMPIVQGAPTPNDTEPELRHKIRDCCSIDVNTDDKMPPLICELCVDKVNDFYEFREMCRSTNSRVRASLGLPPQTFNQESSAEDCILGVSGPLIYNSKELELSQSMQQKPIKLKVSLKEKKVEPAPLPPPEKRSLRKDVTKTNSQSLLAERLSNSKRRRGSESSSPAAPIKKLRFSDLPSTPIPSRSVEKRSASVSEPASKKLKEPPPKKIAPSNVCDVCKASFSKPFALKQHLIAQHTVNITPDKYGCAPCREWFISTKLAEEHHKWHRGSSTFYRCNRCSAEFKVLQGYTRHFAMKQCIPEEEVPDVICSVCKLPFITKTLMDQHKCTGPPFLGGHCGKCKKHFVKRLQLKRHENKCKGVYISPDVNPNNPHLKTLKPVQITMPKCDTLLERIKKEPMDDGSDQPVYNVSGLHGEGVLVKSEPPEDGFNDGPGYDMDIKQEIKEEYPDYNSDCGDTGFGDNYSSDGSVSDTETSHTPNLVFNPFARKNTTQVESLSFISLRSIFSNKMFKRKNKQKKRLPKIEKTEANNMFDDLLENPGDNSKSSDKEIVESLQENCTVDNDITNEDGALPNNQISITSNENCLHNSENEISTLSGEVSSSVGEEAIDPEITANKIDTSHLSSLISDEDCIQVDNVDQSTSLELNICDDNLKSMITNENVSIENVMDQIIVAAVEGSCNFAESEDSPIGKDIVNSETEMNNESISIEKKSDSLSDLVETTSDTNSTIVITNVASESKIIESSDDALQLKTNESTENEVHFEENEKNANHEIETDTNFELESGVLQAGPLLSNKSLDESKISHENDEAVTNIKMDLPQSVIQCNYTNDNDMPNLINRPTDDTDIDFDIDSMLQSDLGPLAMKKHNEMMSNRQANLFSMKASLPKTISEEATTNKNALDTGESSPSETLTNSNIDKINDLGHTNDEKVHISVISTTPNNPVKESSDLPSEPDIVNERSENDVLDLVSDSGDDCNIIDSPEKLKALEDQLLADDVDDININQVENISSTISHDDEKILLKNSSVNSCETNVKDFEVTDSFSLFSNDEENAISSCSKKSDIENNLDSEEKINLDDKIDSFSNFTNNIEADKLIGDIDTDKLTDSMEMDTLTDNIDMEKLPDDMAVDKLMDNNIQI, from the exons ATGGAGAGGTTCGCGGTGGGTCGTCGCCAGACCTACTACGAGCTCTTCAAAGCGTGCCGGCTGTGCGGCTCCGGAGGCGGATATAAGATGCCCATCGTTCAGGGGGCGCCGACTCCCAACGACACCGAGCCCGAGCTGCGCCACAAGATACGGGACTGCTGCTCTATAGAT GTGAATACAGACGACAAAATGCCCCCATTGATATGCGAACTATGTGTGGATAAAGTGAACGATTTCTATGAGTTTCGCGAGATGTGCAGATCCACTAATAGTCGAGTCCGCGCTTCGCTCGGGCTCCCTCCACAAACTTTTAATCAAGAATCG TCTGCGGAAGATTGTATTCTCGGAGTGTCTGGACCCTTAATTTACAATTCGAAAGAATTAGAACTATCACAATCGATGCAACAAAAGCCGATAAAACTTAAAGTTTCGTTGAAGGAAAAAAAG GTGGAACCGGCACCGTTACCTCCACCGGAAAAACGGTCTTTGAGAAAAGATGTCACCAAAACCAATTCACAGTCACTCCTCGCTGAAAGATTATCCAACTCCAAGCGAAGAAGAGGTAGTGAATCGAGTAGTCCTGCAGCTCCAATAAAAAAACTCAG attttccgATTTACCAAGTACTCCTATTCCAAGTAGAAGCGTAGAAAAACGTTCAGCGAGTGTAAGCGAGCCGGCtagcaaaaaattaaaagaaccTCCTCCCAAAAAAATTGCGCCTTCTAATGTCTGTGACGTTTGTAAAGCTTCGTTCTCCAAACCTTTCGCCTTAAA ACAACATTTGATCGCCCAACACACTGTTAATATAACTCCTGATAAATATGGATGTGCGCCTTGTCGTGAATGGTTTATATCGACCAAGTTGGCGGAGGAGCATCACAAATGGCATAGAGGTTCTTCTACCTTTTATCGTTGTAATAGGTGTTCTGCTGAATTCAAAGTATTACAAGGTTATACCag GCATTTTGCTATGAAACAATGTATTCCCGAAGAAGAAGTACCTGATGTTATATGTTCAGTGTGTAAGTTGCCATTTATTACAAAGACTTTGATGGATCAACATAAATGCACAGGTCCACCATTCCTTGGag gtCACTGTGGCAAATGTAAGAAACATTTTGTTAAACGGTTGCAGTTAAAGAGacatgaaaataaatgtaaaggaGTATACA TTTCTCCAGACGTTAATCCTAATAATCCTCACTTGAAAACACTCAAACCCGTTCAAATTACCATGCCCAAGTGTGATACTTTATTGGAAAGAATTAAAAAAGAGCCCATGGACGATGGCAGCGATCAACCCGTTTATAATGTTTCGGGGCTCCATGGGGAAGGAGTCTTAGTGAAATCTGAACCACCCGAAGATGG ATTCAATGATGGCCCAGGCTATGATATGGATATCAAACAAGAAATCAAAGAAGAGTATCCTGACTACAATTCAGACTGTGGAGATACTGGATTTGGTGACAATTACAGTAGTGATGGATCTGTATCCGACACTGAAACTTCTCATACTCCTAACTTAGTGTTTAATCCATTCGCACGAAAAAATACAACTCAAGTTGAAAGTCTCAGTTTCATTTCATTGAGATCGATATTCTCCAATAAAATGtttaagagaaaaaataaacagaaaaaacgtcttccaaaaatagaaaaaactgAAGCCAATAATATGTTTGATGATTTATTGGAGAATCCTGGTGATAATTCTAAGTCATCTGACAAGGAAATTGTTGAATCTTTGCAAGAAAATTGCACAGTTGACAATGACATAACAAATGAAGATGGTGCACTTCCAAATAATCAGATTTCGATTACATCTAATGAAAATTGTTTACATAATTCAGAAAACGAAATTTCGACATTGAGTGGCGAAGTCAGTTCATCAGTTGGTGAAGAAGCAATCGATCCAGAAATAACAGcaaataaaattgatacatCTCATTTATCATCCCTCATATCAGACGAAGATTGTATTCAAGTTGACAACGTTGATCAAAGCACTTCATTGGAACTGAATATATGTGATGATAATTTAAAGTCTATGATCACAAATGAAAATGTAAGCATAGAAAATGTAATGGATCAGATCATAGTTGCAGCTGTCGAAGGTTCGTGTAATTTTGCAGAAAGTGAAGACTCTCCAATTGGTAAAGATATTGTCAATAGTGAAACCGAAATGAATAACGAAAGCatcagcattgaaaaaaaatcagattcACTAAGTGATTTAGTAGAAACCACCAGTGACACAAATTCCACTATAGTTATTACCAATGTCGCAAGTGAATCGAAAATTATAGAAAGTTCTGATGATGCATTACAACTGAAAACTAACGAAAGCACTGAAAACGAAGTTCATtttgaagaaaatgaaaaaaatgctaaTCACGAAATAGAAACTGATACAAATTTTGAATTAGAAAGTGGAGTATTGCAGGCAGGTCCTTTATTGAGCAACAAGTCTTTGGATGAAAGTAAAATAAGTCATGAAAATGATGAGGCTGTAACCAACATCAAAATGGATTTACCGCAATCTGTAATTCAATGTAATTACACAAATGACAATGATATGCCCAATTTGATAAACAGACCTACGGATGATACAgatattgattttgatattgATAGTATGCTGCAAAGTGATCTAGGTCCTTTGGCAATGAAGAAACACAATGAGATGATGTCCAACCGTCAGGCGAATCTTTTTTCTATGAAAGCTAGTTTGCCGAAAACTATTTCAGAAGAAGctactacaaataaaaatgcactGGACACTGGTGAAAGTTCACCAAGTGAAACATTAACTAACAGTAACATTGATAAAATTAACGATTTAGGTCATACGAACGATGAAAAAGTACATATTAGTGTTATATCAACCACTCCCAATAACCCTGTTAAAGAATCTTCAGATCTTCCATCGGAACCAGATATTGTCAATGAAAGGTCTGAGAATGATGTTCTTGATTTGGTGTCGGATAGTGGAGATGATTGCAATATTATAGATTCGCCTGAAAAGTTAAAAGCTCTAGAAGATCAACTTTTAGCAGACGATGTTgatgatataaatattaatcaggttgaaaatatttcatctaCGATTTCACATGATGATGagaaaattttacttaaaaattctAGTGTAAACTCGTGTGAGACAAATGTTAAAGATTTTGAAGTAACCGATTCATTTTCATTGTTTTCTAATGACGAAGAAAATGCGATATCTTCATGTTCAAAAAAATctgatattgaaaataatttagacagtgaagaaaaaataaatttagatgaTAAGATTGACTCTTTtagtaattttacaaataatatagAAGCTGACAAATTAATAGGAGATATAGACACTGATAAATTAACTGATAGTATGGAAATGGATACTTTAACTGATAATATTGATATGGAAAAATTACCAGACGACATGGCAGTTGACAAGTTAATGGATAATAACATACAGATCTGA